Proteins found in one Schistocerca serialis cubense isolate TAMUIC-IGC-003099 chromosome 5, iqSchSeri2.2, whole genome shotgun sequence genomic segment:
- the LOC126481743 gene encoding piggyBac transposable element-derived protein 4-like: protein MVILYIVNVIRNPVCLARVKVTRKGLKENQIAMKMRNIPALRHKFRGQSQIDSLTAWSYIFSDDMLNEILTWTNEKLEKIRGKYTNTDRIEVTPCTMSEMKSFIGLLIYTAVFKSNNEDIRSLFCTDGTDRDIFHITMSSERFAIILNCLRFDNPDDRELSKVPDPAAGTTNILHKFKENSQWSYILGANATVDEMLIGFRGGCKFKMYIPSKPGKYSLKLQCLADSRTNYIFNTYLYCGKGTDGAGLSPDEKEYAVPTQAVLRLCKPIAHTNRNITAGNWYVPIELAGVLRKNGLTTVGTMHPVDVKLKQRCMDLPNTSRSFRMCLRKEEQ, encoded by the exons ATGGTGATATTATACATAGTGAACGTGATTCGGAATCCAGTGTGTCTGGCGAGAGTGAAAGTGACGAGGAAAGGTCTGAAGGAGAATCAGATAGCGATGAAGATGAGGAAC ATACCAGCACTTCGACATAAATTTAGAGGACAATCACAGATCGACTCACTGACTGCTTGGAGCTATATTTTCAGTGATGATATGCTGAACGAAATACTCACATGGACAAATGAGAAACTTGAAAAAATTCGTGGAAAATACACGAATACGGACAGAATAGAAGTCACACCTTGTACAATGTctgaaatgaagagtttcattGGCCTTCTTATATACACTGCAGTATTCAAATCGAATAACGAAGACATACGTTCTCTCTTTTGTACTGATGGGACTGACCGTGATATTTTCCATATCACTATGTCATCAGAAAGATTTGCTATAATTCTCAACTGCCTGAGATTTGACAACCCTGATGACAGGGAGTTAAGTAAGGTTCCTGATCCAGCAGCTGGTACAACAAACATTCTACATAAATTCAAGGAAAATTCGCAGTGGTCCTATATTCTTGGGGCTAATGCTACAGTTGATGAAATGCTAATCGGTTTCAGAGGAGGCTGTAAATTCAAAATGTATATTCCATCTAAACCGGGGAAGTACAGCCTGAAGCTTCAGTGCCTCGCCGACTCCAGGACTAACTACATCTTCAACACCTATCTCTACTGTGGAAAAGGTACTGATGGAGCAGGACTTTCCCCAGACGAGAAGGAATACGCCGTTCCCACTCAGGCTGTCCTCAGATTGTGCAAGCCAATAGCACATACTAACCGAAACATTACTGCTGGTAACTGGTATGTGCCAATCGAACTTGCAGGTGTGCTACGGAAAAATGGTTTGACCACAGTGGGAACAATGCATCCCGTAGACGTTAAGTTGAAACAACGCTGTATGGATTTACCAAACACATCACGCTCATTTCGCATGTGCCTAAGAAAGGAAGAGCAGTAA